A single window of Aphidius gifuensis isolate YNYX2018 linkage group LG1, ASM1490517v1, whole genome shotgun sequence DNA harbors:
- the LOC122860365 gene encoding pleckstrin homology domain-containing family J member 1-like yields MKFNEKELIDASKAAPQLEGRLNYKQAHKSVFKERWFKLMGNLLFYFNINEFGNVEQRQPAGIIILENCKINDDVINDGAFAFSIVFSNDHEKRHILTGRSECQVEQWIGALRQSSYEYWRTKLIMLQERLSIKTGNDPLLMIPRNHGVVRDEAWSHHVSHSSSFRSHIRSFTNTSSTESKIVKKESKSLIEL; encoded by the exons atgaaatttaatgaaaaagaattaattgatgCAAGTAAAGCAGCACCACAATTAGAAGGACGATTGAATTATAAACAAGCTCATAAATCag tttttaaagaACGTTGGTTCAAGCTCAtgggtaatttattattttattttaatataaatgaatttggTAATGTTGAACAACGTCAACCAGCTGGAATAATAATACtagaaaattgtaaaataaatgatgatgttaTAAATGATGGTGCATTTGCATTTAGTattgtattttcaaatgatcATGAAAAACGTCATATATTAACTGGTAGAAGTGAATGCCAAGTTGAACAATGGATTGGAGCATTACGTCAATCATCTTATGAATATTGGAGAACAAAGCTAATAATGTTACAAGAAAGATTATCTATTAAGACTGGCAATGATCCATTGTTAATGATACCAAGAAATCATGGTGTTGTTAGAGATGAAGCATGGAGTCATCATGTTTCACATTCATCTAGTTTTAGATCACATATAAGATCATTTACAAATACATCATCAACTGAGTCAAAAATAGTCAAAAAGGAATCTAAAAGTCTCATTGAATTATAG
- the LOC122860366 gene encoding uncharacterized protein LOC122860366 gives MESLLESSSLWIDEISELLPNYTTATINYLLETIGVTTEIACVMKPNDGLFIDIINYFNELNCYLAFDNFQFQLLKIFCAILMTIVLLIFGAWHIYGKRISERFMDPAAKFDEYRNTPKYYDT, from the exons atggaAAGTTTATTAGAAAGTTCATCATTGTGGATTGATGAAATTAGTGAACTTCTTCCAAATTATACAACagcaacaataaattatttacttgaaacaATTGGTGTAACAACTGAAATAGCTTGTGTCATGAAACCAAATGatggattatttattgatattataaattattttaatgaattaaattgttatcttgcatttgataattttcaatttcaattattaaaaattttttgtgcaatattaatgacaattgtattattaatatttggaGCATGGCATATTTATGGAAAAAGAATATCAGAAAGATTTATGGATCcag CTGCTAAATTTGATGAGTATCGTAACACACCAAAATATTAtgacacataa
- the LOC122860362 gene encoding transcription factor TFIIIB component B'': protein MRRSRMKIAPAVPIRKKLIRDVVNNNPDAQSVADDKKSLEIKTELLQQCDILTKDDIKVDVEVVPNEADKVVDTSSSSAATTVNTTPEQVVDPQKSPLVTITEAAVSLLVSDDKKTDEIVSETLKQPDAIIKDDLKVDLEAGPNVADDVINTSSSSTVNTIEKINDTPKSPEKLPSQSPVKENIFERPKSPVKEFKELSKSSTVTTVPKTIDQTSPVKFFTNRTGFVRPSPKFDGPSRIRRNSVHGSGASASESEDDSRRQNSTIQKKGKNDSDSTSQADKASINNENNNKSSDCYNKNGRKKKKMVVSESVRKLMESRREFNRLYGDKKPPDTKKLKMYDLIYYNPTANPMKKKGRGQGNTSDKSKDAEEDTDDKNEEAVDDPEAEAAAADIPVPQVKVGPNGELIIDDQSLIIKNSDVDRERERISRKRALVDDESRMAGFYKRRTKSKDWVRNDTIKFYKALSTIGTDFLIMKSFFPDRTRQNIKMKFKKEERQNKELVDKALSTGDFDLDKLKKDFEECDKEKKIQEEEKERLRLNQQNKAASKKGRKKYPSMAVSAIPVVDADEDEEGDANNNEENKNIKKKDKKKPSNIKKKYKRIIKPKESDDDDGDDEDDHDKNDTETTGVSKQKKTRSGRLSSTTKKLTSNCRTILDEIFDKDDNIIDENAKEPITSIESIQESVTEIQNAVPGSFVVVSKDCPIEPGKKLLEVYLVSDAEAQSDCDHVDESPINNNNIIEKTLTDEITTSG from the exons ATGAGACGTTCACGAATGAAAATAGCTCCAGCAGTgccaattagaaaaaaattaattagagatGTCGTTAATAATAATCCTGATGCACAATCAGTagctgatgataaaaaaagtcttgaaattaaaactgaattattacaacaatgtGATATATTAACAAAGGATGATATTAAAGTTGATGTTGAGGTAGTACCTAATGAAGCTGATAAAGTTGTtgatacatcatcatcatcagcagcaacaacagtTAATACAACACCTGAACAAGTTGTTGATCCACAAAAATCTCCATTGGTGACAATTACAGAAGCTGCTGTTTCACTATTAGTatctgatgataaaaaaactgaTGAAATTGTTTCTGAAACGTTGAAACAACCTGATGCAATAATAAAGGATGATTTAAAAGTTGATCTTGAAGCAGGACCTAATGTAGCTGATGACGTTATtaatacatcatcatcatcaacagttaacacaattgaaaaaattaatgatacacCAAAATCACCTGAAAAATTGCCTTCTCAATCTCCagtcaaagaaaatatatttgaaagacCAAAATCACCAGTTAAAGAATTTAAAGAATTATCAAAGTCTTCAACAGTTACAACAGTACCAAAAACAATTGACCAaa catCACCAGTTAAATTCTTCACAAATAGAACTGGATTTGTACGACCATCACCAAAATTCGATGGACCAAGTAGAATCAGAAGAAATAGTGTACATGGTAGTGGTGCAAGTGCCAGTGAATCAGAGGATGATTCACGTCGTCAAAATTCAACTAttcaaaaaaaaggaaaaaatgatAGTGATTCTACAAGTCAAGCTGATAAagcatcaataaataatgaaaataataataaatcatcagattgttataataaaaatggtagaaaaaagaaaaaaatggttgtaTCAGAATCAGTAAGAAAATTAATGGAATCACGACGTGAATTTAATCGTTTATATGGTGATAAAAAGCCAccagatacaaaaaaattaaagatgtatgatttaatatattataatccAACGGCAAATCCAATGAAAAAGAAAGGACGTGGTCAAGGAAATACCAGTGATAA ATCAAAAGATGCTGAAGAAGAtactgatgataaaaatgaagaagCTGTTGATGATCCAGAAGCAGAAGCAGCAGCAGCAGATATACCAGTACCACAAGTTAAAGTTGGTCCAAATggtgaattaataattgatgatcaaagtttaattataaaaaatagtgatGTTGATAGAGAACGTGAACGTATATCACGTAAACGTGcacttgttgatgatgaaagtAGAATGGCTGGTTTTTATAAACGCAGAACAAAAAGTAAGGATTGGGTTAGAAatgatacaattaaattttataaagcacTTAGTACTATTGGtactgattttttaattatgaaaagtTTCTTTCCTGATAGAACtagacaaaatattaaaatgaaatttaaaaaagaagaaagacaaaataaaGAACTTGTAGATAAAGCACTATCAACAGGTGATTTTgatcttgataaattaaaaaaagattttgaagaatgtgataaagaaaaaaaaatacaagaagaagaaaaagaacgTTTAAGATTGAATCAACAAAACAAAGCAGCATCTaaaaaaggaagaaaaaaatatccatcaaTGGCTGTATCAGCTATACCAGTTGTTGAtgctgatgaagatgaagaaggtgatgcaaataataatgaagaaaataaaaatattaaaaagaaagataaaaagaaaccatcaaatattaaaaaaaagtacaaacgTATAATTAAACCAAAAgaatctgatgatgatgatggtgatgatgaagatgatcatgataaaaatgatacagAAACTACTGGTgtttcaaaacaaaaaaaaacaagatcaGGTagattatcatcaacaacaaaaaaattaacatcaaatTGTCGAACAATTTTAgatgaaatatttgataaagatgataatattattgatgaaaatgcCAAAGAACCAATTACATCAATTGAAAGTATTCAAGAATCAGTAACAGAAATTCAAAATGCTGTACCAGgatcatttgttgttgttagtAAAGATTGTCCAATTGAACCaggtaaaaaattacttgaagtTTATCTTGTATCTGATGCTGAAGCACAAAGTGACTGTGATCATGTTGATGAAtcaccaataaataataataatattattgaaaaaacattaACAGATGAAATTACAACCTcaggataa
- the LOC122860364 gene encoding tRNA (adenine(37)-N6)-methyltransferase, with protein MDTTNQLDDQSVDSKFLLNQLNTARKEINNLRQQIKSLRYIFDKDVSGIKRLIGIQSEEEIDEASQNNTSILDLTTAPTASSSSSLSNVQNGTVTLDPIGVINTGFPSKRGTPRQPGICKESRGKITLFNKIFTNPEHALTGLEDYSHMWILFYFHRNDSTHVRAKVAPPRLNGIRTGVFSTRSPHRPCPIGLSLVKIINIERNIIIFEGVDIVDGTPVFDIKPYIPQYDNPLHVENIIRNDDDNNNTADNQDEQNLMINNAVGGDGPNGSWQLIPDDISRDEEIALRLQAEEFDQLSTINDINNLNLNDNTVSLNIDTIDSSRLDISGDEDLINSRLLDGADGPNNVWGTDMDFISRRSLNIRLDNSPVRMGVREAPDGEEGMESQSLRPSQTIGNIQNISSTTATTTTSTPTIQSQTNNTISLQNLNDNNIDDTNQFQVRIPDWITQSRTRSLSVVFNERALHQLNDIVHDKIDEQKSAIENVLREDPRSVYLRQRWANQFYTFLIHDLHISCRFDDNRGIVTVFQIRPAGRICECGEPEWQCLGHSPNS; from the exons ATGGATACAACAAACCAGCTGGATGATCAATCAGttgattcaaaatttttattgaatcaattaaatacagcaagaaaagaaattaataatcttCG acAACAAATTAAGAGTCTTCGTTATATTTTTGACAAGGATGTCAGTGGAATAAAGCGTTTAATTGGAATACAATCAGAAGAAGAGATTGATGAAGcatcacaaaataatacatcaataCTAGATCTAACAACAGCAccaacagcatcatcatcatcgtcattatCAAATGTACAAAATGGTACAGTAACACTTGATCCAATTGGTGTTATTAATACTGGTTTTCCAAGTAAAAGAGGAACACCAAGACAACCAGGAATATGTAAAGAATCACGtggaaaaataacattatttaataaaatatttacaaatccAGAACATGCATTAACTGGTCTTGAAGATTATTCACATATgtggatattattttattttcatagaaATGATTCAACTCATGTTAGAGCTAAAGTTGCACCACCACGTTTAAATGGTATTAGAACTGGTGTATTTTCAACACGTTCACCACACAGACCATGTCCAATTGGTTTGAgtcttgttaaaataataaatattgaaagaaatattataatatttgagggtgttgatattgttgatggtACACCTGtatttgatattaaaccaTATATACCACAATATGATAATCCATTacatgttgaaaatataattagaaatgatgatgataataataataccgcTGATAATCAAGATgaacaaaatttaatgataaataatgctGTTGGTGGTGATGGACCAAATGGTTCATGGCAATTAATACCAGATGATATATCAAGAGATGAAGAAATAGCACTTAGATTACAAGCTGAAGAATTTGatcaattatcaacaataaatgatattaataatttaaatttaaatgacaatacaGTGTCATTAAATATTGACACAATTGATTCATCAAGATTAGATATATCTGGTGATgaagatttaataaattcaagactTCTTGATGGTGCTGATGGACCAAATAATGTTTGGGGTACTGATATGGATTTTATAAGTCGTCGTTCATTAAATATAAGACTTGATAATTCACCAGTTAGAATGGGTGTACGTGAAGCACCAGATGGTGAAGAAGGAATGGAATCACAATCATTAAGACCATCACAAACAATTggtaatatacaaaatatatcatcaacaaccgctacaacaacaacatcaacaccaACAATACAatcacaaacaaataatacaattagtttacaaaatttaaatgataataatattgatgatacaaATCAATTTCAAGTACGTATACCTGATTGGATAACACAATCACGTACAAGATCATTATCTGTTGTATTTAATGAACGTGCATTACatcaattaaatgatattgtacatgataaaattgatgaacaaAAAAGTGCTATTGAAAATGTATTACGTGAAGATCCAAGATCAGTTTATTTACGTCAAAGATGGGctaatcaattttatacatttttaattcatgATTTACATATTAGTTGTAGATTTGATGACAACCGTGGTATTGTTACGGTTTTTCAAATTCGTCCAGCTGGAAGAATTTGTGAATGCGGTGAACCAGAATGGCAATGTCTAGGTCATTCACCAAATTcataa
- the LOC122860363 gene encoding ribosome biogenesis protein BOP1 homolog produces MSSRGKKVLKRKSKVEKVIEKNIPSDEEPENDSLIIEEVKDDEVNNYNFFPEDDDEKELEINEVNGGSDGEDTNDVDDINEYENDSSDEEDIRNTVGNIPMKWYADYPHIGYDWDGLKLIKPKQGDQLDNFLKRMEDPDFWRTVKDPQTGQDVVLSEEDIKLITRIQQQRIPDENYDEYAPWSEWFTSQVMKTPLRKFPEHKRSFLPSKPEAKRVSKLVHALKMGWIKSTIEMEKERAQKKTQNDFYLLWKNDDEAEEMRRIHKHIPAAKRLLPGHAESFNPPPEYIFDEKEEKQWEKLKQTPWKRKLHFKPQKYDSLRQVPAYPKFIKERFQRCMDLYLCPRAYKMKVQINPEELVPKLPNPRDLQPFPTTMSMIFKGHTDMIRSISVQKRGQYLASGGDDMTLKIWEISTGRCVRSVPCGGIIRSVAWGPNEEVSLIAVAADKKVLLINPNVGDKRITSSTDKLMEIIPQSDVVVPERVQSAVGWAQAEDELWKDGIRIILNHFKIVKQITWHAKGDYFSSVMPDGQNRSVLIHQLSKRRSQLPFTKPKGLVQCVLFHPIKPFFFVATQKNIRVYDLVKQEMVKKLLSNSQWISTMAIHPGGDNLLVGTYDRKMLWFDLDLSTKPYQTLRLHGTGVRGVAFHKRYPLFASGADDRGLIISHGMVYNDLLQNPLIVPLKRHCHHEAFNDFGILDVIFHPIQPWVFSAGADSTIRMYT; encoded by the exons ATGTCGTCTCGTggtaaaaaagtattaaaaagaaaatcaaaagttgaaaaagtaattgaaaaaaacatccCAAGTGATGAAGAACCTGAAAATGATTCATTGATAATAGAAGAGGTGAAAGATGATgaggtaaataattataatttttttcctgaaGATGATGACGAAAAAGAGTTGGAAATAAATGAAGTTAATGGAGGTAGTGATGGTGAAGATACCAATGATGTTGATGACAtaaatgaatatgaaaatgataGTTCAGATGAGGAAGATATACGTAATACAGTTGGTAATATTCCAATGAAATGGTATGCTGATTATCCTCATATTGGTTATGATTGGGatggtttaaaattaataaaaccaaaACAAGGTGatcaacttgataattttcttaaacGTATGGAAGATCCAGATTTTTGGCGAACAGTCAAAGATCCACAAACTGGTCAAGATGTTGTATTAAGTGAAgaagatattaaattaataacaagaaTTCAACAACAAAGAATACCAGatgaaaattatgatgaatatgCACCATGGTCTGAATGGTTTACATCACAAGTTATGAAAACACCACTTAGAAAATTTCCAGAACATAAAAGATCATTTTTACCATCAAAACCAGAAGCAAAGAGAGTATCAAAATTAGTACATGCATTAAAAATGGGTTggattaaatcaacaattgaaatggaaaaagaacgtgctcaaaaaaaaacacaaaatgacttttatttattatggaaaaatgatgatgaagctGAAGAAATGCGTAGAATACATAAACATATACCAGCAGCAAAACGTTTATTACCAGGACATGCTGAATCATTTAATCCACCAccagaatatatatttgatgaaaaagaagaaaaacaatgggaaaaattaaaacaaacacCATGGAAAAGAAAGCTTCATTTTAAACCACAAAAATATGATTCATTACGTCAAGTACCAGCATATCctaaatttattaaagaaaGATTTCAAAGATGTATGGATCTTTATTTATGTCCAAGAGCATATAAAATGAAAGTACAAATTAATCCAGAAGAACTTGTTCCAAAATTACCAAATCCACGTGATCTTCAACCATTCCCAACGACAATGTCAATGATATTCAAGGGACACACTGATATGATTAGATCAATAAGTGTACAAAAACGTGGACAATATTTAGCATCTGGTGGTGATGATATGACACTTAAAATATGGGAAATATCAACTGGACGTTGTGTAAGATCAGTACCATGTGGTGGTATAATACGTAGTGTTGCATGGGGACCAAATGAAGAGGTATCATTAATTGCTGTTGCTGCTGATAAAAAAGTACTTCTTATTAATCCAAATGTTGGTGATAAACGTATAACAAGTAGTACAGATAAACTTATGGAAATAATACCACAAAGTGATGTTGTTGTACCAGAACGTGTACAAAGTGCTGTTGGATGGGCACAAGCTGAGGATGAATTATGGAAAGATGGAattagaataatattaaatcattttaaaattgttaaacaaattACTTGGCATGCTAAAggtgattatttttcatcagttATGCCAGATGGACAAAATCGTTCTgtattaattcatcaattatcTAAAAGACGATCACAATTACCATTTACAAAACCAAAAGGACTTGTACAATGTGTTTTGTTTCATCCAATTAAACCATTTTTCTTTGTtgcaacacaaaaaaatattagagttTATGATTTGGTTAAACAAGAAAtggtcaaaaaattattatcaaattcacAATGGATATCAACAATGGCTATTCATCcag gtGGTGATAATTTACTTGTTGGTACATATGATCGTAAAATGTTGTGGTTTGATTTGGATTTAAGTACAAAACCATATCAAACATTGAGATTACATGGTACTGGTGTTAGAGGTGTTGCATTTCATAAAAGATATCCATTATTTGCATCTGGTGCTGATGATAGAGGTCTCATCATTTCACATGGAATGGTCTACAA tgATCTTTTACAAAATCCACTTATTGTACCATTAAAACGTCACTGTCATCATGAAGCATTCAATGATTTTGGTATTCTCGATGTTATTTTCCATCCAATTCAACCATGGGTATTTTCAGCTGGTGCAGATTCAACAATAAGAATGTACACATAA
- the LOC122860367 gene encoding anillin-like isoform X1: MTKLSPNLKINIEIYNLKLKTECAYDDIIKRHINHSDKLTICPSPKKLSSKKNERHTTKVLNIKNNNNDDIKTSFKLSGRIIIDVKDLNLSSPWPLMGVPHDSILLGTIHFDLTPTINIAVRHKGFLTQCSEANGIPTRDVRWCVLKGRTLSLWKYQDDEETKEPLIEIDLVDCYTKSIQITSQTLCAKPKTILIETMRKRKPGDRDSMVIECQNNYTIVRYFLSCDTKKDLDEWIEKLNCAILLVRKWDDSVPYSLPSVPLVSDL; this comes from the coding sequence atgacaaaattatcaccaaatttaaagataaacattgaaatttataatttaaaattaaaaacagaaTGTGCATATGATGATATTATCAAGCGTCATATAAATCATTcagataaattaacaatatgtccatcaccaaaaaaattatcatcaaaaaaaaatgaacgacATACAAcaaaagtattaaatattaaaaataataataatgatgatataaaaacgtcatttaaattatctggacgtattattattgatgttaaagatttaaatttatcatcaccaTGGCCATTAATGGGTGTACCACATGATTCAATACTTCTTGGTACAATACATTTTGATTTAACACCAACAATTAATATTGCTGTTCGTCATAAAGGCTTTTTAACTCAATGCAGTGAAGCAAATGGTATTCCAACAAGAGATGTTAGATGGTGTGTATTGAAAGGACGTACTTTATCACTATGGAAATatcaagatgatgaagaaacaaaagaaccattaattgaaattgatttaGTTGATTGTTATACTAAAAGTATTCAAATAACCAGTCAAACACTTTGTGCTAAACCAAAAACAATTCTCATTGAAACaatgagaaaaagaaaacCAGGTGATCGTGATAGTATGGTTATTGaatgtcaaaataattatacaattgtTAGATATTTTTTGTCTTGTGATACTAAAAAAGATCTTGATGAAtggattgaaaaattaaattgtgcCATTTTACTTGTTCGTAAGTGGGATGATTCTGTTCCATATTCATTACCAAGTGTTCCACTTGTGTCTGATCTTTAA
- the LOC122860367 gene encoding uncharacterized protein LOC122860367 isoform X2: MDTVSPGSFTDRMLRRASTSRVSFRQNTLLKSMDNKRNSMNENNDRLTDVSVVSSLTAAINDIENDIDALGTPHDLGKQSIVDNKTPTRKQSKYKRITSTGTPDSFNEKRIRRTSSRVSNSKRTLFDKSDSDNEVDENNDYQLNDSLMPSLSAALKDLDNECDALGIFPADDLKKPLGEIYQQNDQLTYKHSIDDKNKLQGIENITNTKDMSTSQTWKLPENH; this comes from the exons atggatACAGTTTCACCAGGTTCATTTACTGAT agAATGCTACGTCGTGCATCAACATCACGAGTGAGTTTTAGACAAAACACACTATTAAAATCAATGGATAATAAACGAAATTcgatgaatgaaaataatgatcgTTTAACTGATGTATCAGTTGTGTCATCATTAACAGCAGcaataaatgatattgaaaatgatattgatgCACTGGGTACACCCCACGATCTTGGTAAACAATCAATTGTTGACAATAAAACACCAACACGTAAACAatcaaaatacaaaagaatAACATCTACAGGTACACCTGATAGTTTCAATGAg aaaagaATTAGACGTACATCATCAAGAGTGAGTAACAGTAAAAGAACATTGTTTGATAAAAGTGACAGTGACAATgaagttgatgaaaataatgattatcaattaaatgatTCATTGATGCCATCATTATCAGCAGCATTAAAAGATCTTGATAATGAATGTGATGCATTGGGAATATTTCCAgcagatgatttaaaaaaaccacttGGTGAAATTTATCAGCAAAATGATCAATTAACATATAAACattcaattgatgataaaaacaaGCTGCAaggtattgaaaatataacaaacACCAAAGACATGTCAACAAGCCAAACTTGGAAACTACCAGAAAATCACTGA
- the LOC122860368 gene encoding uncharacterized protein LOC122860368 encodes MERFLVTLLLLSLSSSTLFVSGTNHSLSNDHDLNEESITVHLKAYKEEVLGCTIQVENESGDFVSFPLYDKNEPIAGYDMFNFIGKEDNSCSFITYPKHKLFKKFINEYVAFRGKWIIVEKYSCDKSFWNIVTLVYNLKREGCYREYNIFFNPRIDVERMSMTWTATKIIRKAPYDNRTLTVFVQSEAQQISMCTLTIGPQSFFNLFDDDDIIIYDKSTSYSSSAESGIEYIGFNDNSCSVRIHLDVLNTTNKENDILNQDWMIFAIPDGFEQANSKYSFYMNSKKWWIDNHYSKVFLRYNFLTSTDVHYY; translated from the exons ATGGAGCGTTTCTTGGTGACGTTGCTGTTGCTGTCGTTGTCGTCATCAACATTATTTGTATCTG gAACAAATCATAGTTTGTCAAATGACCATGACCTCAATGAAGAATCAATCACAGTACATTTAAAAGCTTATAAAGAAGAAGTACTTGGATGCACAATTCAAGTTGAAAATGAATCTGGAGATTTTGTTTCTTTTCCACtgtatgataaaaatgaacCAATTGCTGGTTATGATATGTTCAATTTTATTGGTAAAGAAGATAACAGTTGTTCGTTTATTACTTATCCAAAACATAAATTGTTCAAAAAGTTTATCAACGAATATGTTGCATTCAGAGGAAAATGGATAAtcgttgaaaaatattcatgtgataaatcattttgGAATATTGTAACCTtggtttataatttaaagagAGAAGGTTGTTACAgagaatataatattttctttaatccCAGAATAGATGTTGAACGTATGTCAATGACTTGGACTGCgacaaaaattataagaaaagCTCCATATGATAATCGAACATTGACCGTGTTTGTACAGTCAGAAGCACAACAGATATCCATGTGTACATTGACAATAGGACCCCAGTCCTTTTTTAATctctttgatgatgatgatattatcatttatgaTAAATCCACGTCATATTCATCATCAGCTGAATCAGGAATTGAATATATTGGATTCAATGATAATAGTTGCTCTGTACGGATTCATCTTGATGttttaaatacaacaaataaagaaaatgatattttaaatcaagatTGGATGATTTTTGCTATACCTGATGGTTTCGAGCAagcaaattcaaaatattctttttatatgaACTCAAAAAAGTGGTGGATCGATAATCATTATTCTAAAGTTTTTTTgagatacaattttttaacttcaaccgatgtacattattattaa